One Formosa agariphila KMM 3901 genomic window, GTTATTAGCACAAAAATTGATAACATTGTTCACTTGTGTCGTTGAAATTTCAGCACGTTGTGGCGTTGTTATTATACGTTCACTTTTATATAACCCTTCTTCTTTTAGGGTTTCTATTTCTGCTTGTAAAGCTTCTTTTAAATTTGAATACATGTGTTATCTTTTTTGTAATGATTATGCTTGTACTAAATTATAATAGTTTTTTAATTTCTCAATCATGATTTTACTCATTGCCTCTAAATCAAATTCTGGTTTCCATCCCCATTCATTTCTAGCTAATGAATCGTCAATAGATTTAGGCCATTTATCGGCAATACGCTGCCTAAAATCTGGTTCGTAATTTACTTCAAAATTTGGATATGATTTTACAATCTCTTCTACAACCTCTTTAGGCGAGAAACTTACTCCCGCTAAATTATAAGATGTTCTTGTTTGAATTGATTCTTTTGGAGCATCCATTAGCTCTATAGTTGCACGAATAACATCGTCCATAAAAATCATAGGCAATGTTGTGTCTTCTGTTAAAAAACAACTAAAAGACTCACCTAAGACAGCTTTATGAAAAATATCTACTGCATAATCTGTAGTGCCTCCACCTGGCAAAGATTGGTATCCAATAACTCCTGGATACCGAATAGATCGCACATCTAACCCATATCTTAAAAAATAATATTGAGCCCAATTTTCGCCAGCTGCTTTACTAATACCATAAACTGTGGCTGGGTCTAAATATGCATGATTAGAAGTAGACTCCTTATCTGCTCCTTCACCAAACACAGCAATAGAACTTGGGTAAAACACTTTCTCTATTTGATTTAATCTAGCGACTTCAAAAACATTAAACATGGTTTTCATGTTAATATCCCATGTTTGTAAAGGATTCTCTTCGCCTTTGGCTGATAATATGGCAGCCAAATGATAAATCTGAGTTACTTTATATGCTTTTACAACTTCTTCTATACGTTCAAAAGTAATTGCGTCAATAATTTCAAATAATCCCTGATACCCTTCTCTAGTTCTTAAATCGGAAGCAATAACATTATTGACCCCAAATTTCTCTTGTAGTGATTTCACTAAAACAGAACCTAATTGACCATTTGCACCAATTACTAAAACAACTGTATTACTAATATTATAGTTTTCCATAAAATTCAGCTCGATTTACTTACAAATCTATGATTTATGATTATTTAAAATAAATAAAGCCGAATATTAAGCAAATAAAGCTGAAAAAATTAAATTATACGCTATTTTTACTTTTCAACACTTAAAAAAAATAAAATAACAGTAATTTTTATTTCAGACTATGGAAT contains:
- a CDS encoding NAD-dependent epimerase/dehydratase family protein, which gives rise to MENYNISNTVVLVIGANGQLGSVLVKSLQEKFGVNNVIASDLRTREGYQGLFEIIDAITFERIEEVVKAYKVTQIYHLAAILSAKGEENPLQTWDINMKTMFNVFEVARLNQIEKVFYPSSIAVFGEGADKESTSNHAYLDPATVYGISKAAGENWAQYYFLRYGLDVRSIRYPGVIGYQSLPGGGTTDYAVDIFHKAVLGESFSCFLTEDTTLPMIFMDDVIRATIELMDAPKESIQTRTSYNLAGVSFSPKEVVEEIVKSYPNFEVNYEPDFRQRIADKWPKSIDDSLARNEWGWKPEFDLEAMSKIMIEKLKNYYNLVQA